In Gossypium arboreum isolate Shixiya-1 chromosome 5, ASM2569848v2, whole genome shotgun sequence, a single genomic region encodes these proteins:
- the LOC108484071 gene encoding cytochrome P450 CYP82D47-like has translation MDPLDLSTFGYAVVLGITLLFLYTKLKKPSSGSGGKAPPVAAGAWPIIGHLPLLGGPKAPHEALGDLEEKYGPAYMIRIGVHPALVVNSSEVAKEIFTVNDMYVSSRSEFAAAEHLGYNYAMFGFSPYGQYWREMRKITMLEVLSNHRIDQLKKVFVSEIEGSMKLLYKTWAEKKDGSGKVLVEMKKHFSDLTLNVIMRTVAGKRYSVVAEEDQKEVLRYRKALRDFFHLTGMFVLGDAVPFLRWLDIGGYEKRMKITAKELDEISGGWLDDHRKSGRWDENKKEKDFMDVMNSVLKGASLAGYDADTINKATSLNMILAGSDTTTVTLIWGLSLMLNKPHILKKAQEELDTHIGKDRFVNETDIGKLVYIQAIVKETLRLYPPAPLSAPRELSETCSIGGYDIPKGTRLIINLHKIQRDPKKWPEPSEFKPERFLTTHKDVDVRGLHFELMPFGSGRRSCPGTSFALHMLFLTMSNFLHAFDFSTPSNGLIDLTGTAGLTNIKSTPLEALVSPRLAPELYN, from the exons ATGGATCCTCTTGATCTCTCCACTTTTGGTTATGCAGTAGTCTTAGGCATCACGCTACTCTTTCTGTACACCAAGCTCAAAAAGCCTAGCTCAGGAAGTGGTGGGAAAGCTCCACCTGTAGCTGCCGGTGCATGGCCAATAATCGGTCACCTTCCGCTGTTAGGTGGACCCAAGGCCCCTCATGAAGCGTTAGGAGACTTGGAAGAGAAATATGGACCTGCCTACATGATCCGGATCGGTGTTCATCCAGCCTTGGTGGTGAATTCGAGTGAGGTGGCCAAGGAAATCTTCACCGTCAATGATATGTATGTTTCCTCCCGTTCCGAATTTGCGGCCGCAGAACACTTGGGTTACAACTATGCCATGTTTGGGTTCTCTCCTTATGGACAATACTGGCGTGAAATGCGCAAAATAACAATGTTGGAGGTACTATCTAATCACAGGATCGATCAACTCAAGAAAGTTTTTGTCTCGGAAATAGAAGGCTCAATGAAACTATTATATAAAACTTGGGCCGAGAAAAAGGATGGCTCGGGTAAGGTGTTGGTTGAGATGAAAAAACACTTTTCGGACTTGACTTTGAACGTTATTATGAGGACGGTTGCTGGTAAGAGGTACAGTGTTGTCGCAGAGGAAGACCAAAAAGAGGTGTTGAGATATCGTAAGGCTCTACGGGATTTCTTTCACTTGACAGGGATGTTTGTGTTGGGAGATGCAGTACCTTTCCTCCGATGGTTGGATATTGGTGGTTATGAAAAGCGGATGAAGATAACTGCTAAAGAGTTGGATGAAATTTCCGGGGGATGGCTAGATGACCATAGGAAGAGTGGACGCtgggatgaaaataaaaaggagaaGGATTTCATGGATGTGATGAACTCCGTTCTTAAAGGTGCAAGTCTTGCTGGATATGATGCTGACACCATCAACAAAGCCACTTCTTTG AATATGATTTTAGCAGGCAGTGACACAACAACAGTTACCTTAATATGGGGTCTTTCCCTCATGTTAAATAAACCTCATATACTCAAAAAGGCTCAAGAAGAACTAGACACCCATATAGGCAAGGATAGGTTTGTGAATGAAACAGACATCGGCAAATTGGTGTACATTCAAGCCATAGTTAAAGAGACATTAAGATTGTATCCACCTGCACCTCTGTCAGCACCTCGTGAGCTCAGTGAAACTTGCTCCATTGGAGGCTACGACATCCCCAAAGGCACTCGGTTGATCATAAACCTTCACAAGATTCAAAGGGATCCTAAAAAATGGCCAGAACCATCGGAGTTTAAGCCCGAGAGGTTTCTCACTACCCACAAAGATGTGGATGTTAGGGGTCTACATTTTGAACTAATGCCCTTTGGCAGCGGTAGGAGGAGTTGTCCTGGAACATCGTTTGCACTCCATATGTTGTTCTTGACCATGTCTAATTTTTTGCACGCCTTCGATTTCTCAACACCATCCAATGGTTTGATTGACTTGACCGGCACCGCTGGATTGACTAACATTAAATCTACACCGCTTGAAGCCTTGGTCTCACCTCGCCTTGCTCCTGaactttataattaa
- the LOC108484020 gene encoding cytochrome P450 CYP82D47-like, with the protein MDLLDFSTFGYAVVLGITLLFLYTKLKKSSSGSSSKAAPVAAGAWPIIGHLPLLGGPKTPHETLGDLGEKYGPAYMIRIGVHPALVVNSSEVAKEIFTVNDMYVSSRSEFAAAEHLGYNYAMFGFSPYGQYWREMRKITMLEVLSNHRIDQLKKVFVSEIEGSMKLLYKTWAAKKDGSSKVLVEMKKHFSDLTLNVIMRTVAGKRYSVVAEEDQKEVLRYRKALRDFFHLTGMFVLGDAVPFLRWLDIGGYEKWMKKTAKELDEISGGWLDDHRKGGRWDENKKEKDFMDVMNSVLKGASLAGYDADTINKATSLNMILAGSDTTTVTLIWGLSLMLNKPHILKKAQEELDTYIGRDRLVNETDIGKLVYIQAIVKETLRMYPPAPLSAPRELSESCSIGGYDIPKGTRLIINLHKIQRDPKKWPEPSEFKPERFLTTHKDVDVRGQHFELMPFGSGRRSCPGTSFALHMLYLTMSNFLHAFDFSTPSNGLIDLTGTVGLTNIKSTPLQALVSPRLAPELYN; encoded by the exons ATGGATCTTCTTGATTTCTCCACTTTTGGTTATGCAGTAGTGTTAGGCATCACGCTACTGTTTTTGTACACCAAACTCAAGAAGTCTAGCTCAGGAAGTAGCAGCAAAGCTGCACCCGTAGCAGCCGGTGCATGGCCAATAATCGGTCACCTTCCGCTGTTAGGCGGACCCAAGACCCCTCATGAAACATTGGGAGACTTAGGTGAGAAATATGGACCTGCCTACATGATCCGGATTGGTGTTCACCCAGCCCTGGTGGTGAATTCGAGTGAGGTAGCCAAGGAAATCTTCACCGTCAATGATATGTATGTCTCTTCCAGATCAGAATTTGCCGCCGCTGAACACTTGGGTTACAACTATGCCATGTTTGGGTTTTCTCCTTATGGACAATACTGGCGTGAAATGCGCAAAATAACAATGTTGGAGGTGCTATCCAATCACAGGATCGATCAGCTCAAGAAAGTGTTTGTCTCGGAAATAGAAGGCTCAATGAAACTATTATATAAAACTTGGGCTGCGAAAAAGGATGGCTCAAGTAAGGTGTTAGTTGAGATGAAGAAACACTTTTCGGACTTGACTTTGAACGTCATTATGAGGACGGTTGCTGGGAAGAGGTACAGTGTTGTTGCAGAGGAAGACCAAAAAGAGGTGTTGAGATATCGTAAGGCTTTACGAGATTTCTTTCACTTGACAGGGATGTTTGTGTTGGGAGATGCAGTCCCTTTCCTCCGATGGTTGGATATTGGTGGTTATGAGAAGTGGATGAAGAAAACTGCTAAAGAGTTGGATGAAATTTCCGGAGGATGGCTAGATGACCATAGGAAGGGTGGACGCtgggatgaaaataaaaaggagaaGGATTTCATGGACGTGATGAACTCTGTTCTTAAAGGTGCAAGTCTTGCCGGATATGATGCTGACACCATCAACAAAGCCACTTCCTTG AATATGATTTTAGCAGGTAGTGACACCACAACAGTTACCTTAATATGGGGTCTTTCCCTAATGCTGAACAAACCTCATATACTCAAAAAGGCTCAAGAAGAATTAGACACCTATATAGGCAGGGATAGGCTTGTGAATGAGACAGACATCGGCAAATTAGTGTACATCCAAGCCATAGTTAAAGAGACATTAAGAATGTATCCACCTGCACCTTTGTCAGCACCTCGTGAGCTCAGTGAAAGTTGTTCTATTGGAGGCTATGACATCCCCAAAGGCACCCGACTGATCATAAACCTTCATAAGATCCAAAGGGATCCTAAAAAATGGCCAGAACCATCAGAGTTTAAGCCCGAGAGGTTTCTCACAACCCACAAAGATGTGGATGTTAGGGGCCAGCATTTTGAACTGATGCCTTTTGGCAGTGGTAGGAGGAGTTGTCCTGGAACATCGTTTGCACTCCATATGCTATACTTGACCATGTCTAATTTCTTGCACGCCTTTGATT